From the genome of Triticum aestivum cultivar Chinese Spring chromosome 3B, IWGSC CS RefSeq v2.1, whole genome shotgun sequence, one region includes:
- the LOC123071120 gene encoding L-type lectin-domain containing receptor kinase SIT2, with protein sequence MATNTMNQMRLLLLHLLYLGLSLADDQFVYSGFAGTNLTLDGVAGLTADGMLELTNGTLQRKGHAFYPAPLRFRNGTMFRSFSASFVFGILSDHVDLSAHGMAFVVAAGMDFSAALPSGYLGLLNVQSNGNASNRLVAVELDTMQNDEFGDINDNHVGIDVNSLHSLQSYYAGYYDDGSNGDFRNLTLISGEAMQVWVEYDGEAAQMNVTVAPLNVAKPTRPLVSAKHDLSKVLTDVAYVGFSAATGGTLRSRHYVLGWSFGLNRPAPAIDINKLPRLPRVGSKDRSRALTIGLTIATAAFLLTGAAAIFALVRRHRRYAELLEDWEVEFGPHRFSYKDLFRATEGFKSNHLLGIGGFGRVYKGVLPLSKSEIAVKRVSHDSKQGMKEFIAEVVSLGRLQHRNLVQLLGYCRRKGELLLVYENMSNGSLDKYLHANDCLLDWTTRFRIIKGISSGLVYLHHEWEKVVIHRDIKASNVLLDNEMNGRLGDFGLARLYDHGSGPGSDSDPQTTHVIGTIGYIAPELGRNGKASPRTDIFAFGVFMLEVTCGQRPISHERTDDHALLVNWVLHHWQNGSLLDTVDVRLQGSYDENEANLVLKLGLLCAHPFSDARPSMRQVMQHLDGETPLPELMPTYQVISNMLVPLETKEFQEPDDTSYLESNATSLSGGR encoded by the coding sequence ATGGCTACCAATACCATGAATCAGATGCGTCTCCTCCTCCTACACCTCTTGTACCTTGGCCTGAGCCTTGCCGATGACCAGTTCGTGTACTCGGGCTTCGCCGGCACTAATCTCACCCTGGATGGCGTGGCGGGGCTCACGGCGGACGGCATGCTGGAGCTGACAAACGGCACGCTCCAGCGCAAAGGCCACGCCTTCTACCCCGCACCGCTGCGCTTCCGCAATGGCACGATGTTCCGGTCCTTCTCCGCCTCCTTCGTCTTCGGCATCCTGTCCGACCACGTGGACCTGAGCGCCCACGGCATGGCGTTTGTCGTCGCCGCCGGCATGGACTTCTCCGCCGCGCTGCCCAGCGGCTACCTGGGCCTCCTCAACGTCCAGAGCAACGGCAACGCGAGCAACCGCCTGGTCGCCGTCGAGCTGGACACCATGCAGAACGACGAGTTCGGCGACATCAACGACAACCACGTCGGCATCGACGTCAACAGCCTCCACTCGCTGCAGTCCTACTACGCCGGCTACTATGACGACGGCAGCAACGGCGACTTCCGAAACCTGACCTTGATCAGCGGCGAGGCCATGCAGGTGTGGGTGGAGTACGACGGGGAGGCCGCCCAGATGAACGTGACCGTGGCTCCGCTCAACGTGGCCAAGCCTACGCGGCCACTTGTCTCGGCCAAACACGACCTCTCGAAGGTGCTCACTGACGTGGCATACGTCGGCTTCTCCGCCGCCACCGGCGGCACGCTTCGATCGCGGCACTATGTACTCGGATGGAGCTTCGGGCTGAACCGCCCGGCTCCGGCCATCGACATCAACAAGCTACCAAGGCTTCCCCGTGTTGGTTCCAAGGACAGGTCCAGAGCCCTGACGATTGGCCTCACAATAGCAACAGCAGCCTTCCTCCTCACCGGTGCGGCGGCCATTTTCGCCCTCGTGCGAAGGCACCGGAGGTACGCCGAGCTGCTGGAAGACTGGGAGGTCGAGTTCGGCCCGCACCGCTTCTCGTACAAAGATCTGTTCCGCGCCACTGAAGGATTCAAGAGCAACCACCTGCTGGGCATAGGGGGGTTTGGAAGGGTGTACAAGGGGGTCCTTCCCTTGTCCAAATCAGAGATCGCCGTGAAGAGAGTGTCACATGATTCGAAGCAGGGCATGAAGGAGTTCATCGCGGAGGTCGTCAGCCTCGGTCGCCTCCAGCACCGCAACCTTGTGCAGCTGCTGGGATACTGCAGGCGCAAAGGTGAGCTCCTCCTCGTCTACGAGAACATGTCAAACGGGAGCCTTGACAAGTACCTGCATGCCAACGACTGCTTGTTGGATTGGACTACGAGGTTCCGGATCATCAAAGGTATATCTTCTGGCTTAGTCTACCTCCACCATGAATGGGAGAAAGTGGTGATACATCGAGACATCAAGGCCAGCAATGTTCTCCTCGACAACGAGATGAACGGTCGATTAGGCGACTTCGGCCTAGCGAGGCTGTACGACCACGGCTCCGGccccggctccgactccgacccgCAAACTACCCATGTGATCGGCACCATAGGCTACATAGCTCCAGAGCTAGGCCGCAATGGCAAGGCATCTCCCCGGACAGACATATTTGCCTTCGGGGTGTTCATGCTGGAGGTTACATGTGGGCAGAGGCCTATCAGCCATGAAAGAACAGACGACCATGCCTTGCTGGTCAATTGGGTGCTTCACCACTGGCAAAATGGATCCCTTTTGGACACGGTGGATGTTAGGCTCCAAGGAAGCTATGATGAGAATGAGGCCAATTTGGTGCTAAAGCTTGGACTTCTATGTGCGCATCCATTCAGTGATGCAAGGCCGAGTATGCGCCAAGTCATGCAGCATCTGGACGGTGAGACGCCCTTACCGGAGCTGATGCCGACCTACCAGGTGATATCCAACATGCTAGTCCCACTAGAAACAAAGGAATTCCAAGAACCTGATGATACTTCATATCTCGAGTCCAACGCAACTAGCctctcaggaggaagataa